The following proteins come from a genomic window of Flavobacteriales bacterium:
- a CDS encoding site-specific integrase — MKNTFSILFYLRHSKLRADGTTPIYVRITIRGKRSDFYSKRSIIKSKWCPKKCRVKGTSEEARILNLYLNT; from the coding sequence ATGAAAAATACATTTTCAATATTATTTTACTTAAGACACAGTAAGCTTAGAGCTGATGGAACCACACCAATATATGTCAGAATTACAATTCGTGGTAAACGCTCAGATTTTTACTCTAAAAGAAGTATTATTAAGAGTAAATGGTGTCCAAAGAAATGTAGAGTTAAAGGGACTAGCGAAGAAGCTAGAATTCTTAACTTATACCTAAATAC